One Bacillus sp. FJAT-45350 genomic window carries:
- the rluF gene encoding 23S rRNA pseudouridine(2604) synthase RluF codes for MRINKYVSEAGKASRRGADKLIKEGRVTINGKRAQIGDQVEPGDDVIVNGAPVRVARNNVYIALNKPVGITSTTEKKVKGNIIDLVNHPLRIFNIGRLDKDSEGLILLTNDGDIVNEILRAENKHEKEYIVSVNKPLTPEFVKNMSEGVKILGTKTLPCDVRPLSKFDFQITLTQGLNRQIRRMCEELGYEVYRLQRIRIMNIHLGNLPPGQWRDLSKKERTQLFTELDYEPKEW; via the coding sequence ATGCGAATTAATAAATATGTTAGTGAAGCTGGAAAAGCATCTAGGCGAGGTGCGGACAAGTTAATTAAAGAAGGCAGAGTCACAATCAATGGAAAACGTGCACAAATAGGCGATCAAGTCGAGCCTGGGGATGATGTCATAGTAAATGGAGCACCAGTTCGAGTCGCTAGAAATAATGTCTATATTGCCTTAAATAAACCTGTAGGTATTACAAGTACAACAGAAAAGAAAGTAAAAGGAAATATTATTGATTTAGTGAATCATCCGTTAAGAATTTTTAATATTGGGCGACTAGATAAAGATTCAGAGGGCTTAATACTCCTAACAAACGATGGTGATATCGTCAATGAAATTTTACGTGCCGAAAATAAACATGAAAAAGAATATATCGTTTCAGTAAACAAGCCGCTCACTCCTGAATTTGTAAAGAACATGTCTGAAGGGGTAAAGATATTAGGAACAAAAACACTTCCTTGTGACGTAAGACCGTTATCAAAATTTGATTTTCAAATTACTTTAACACAAGGGTTAAATCGCCAAATTCGTCGCATGTGCGAAGAGTTAGGCTACGAAGTCTACAGACTACAAAGAATTCGGATTATGAATATCCATTTAGGGAATCTTCCTCCTGGACAATGGAGAGATTTATCAAAAAAAGAGCGCACACAATTATTTACAGAACTAGACTATGAACCAAAGGAATGGTAA
- a CDS encoding helix-turn-helix domain-containing protein produces the protein MVGETVKKYRMEKGLSLSKLAELADVDKTYLISIERNLYLNSSMQFLERISSTLGVSSDRMLAESPLLPSDAAWDDIISEALEMGLTTEEYIGFLEFTKQQRSITRKQQLPIKQYLKKFIEKKLGPPVSLQS, from the coding sequence ATGGTTGGTGAAACAGTAAAAAAGTATCGTATGGAAAAAGGGTTATCTCTCTCTAAACTTGCAGAACTTGCAGATGTAGACAAAACCTATTTAATCTCCATTGAAAGAAACCTTTACTTAAATTCCTCTATGCAATTTCTAGAAAGAATCTCGTCTACGTTAGGAGTCTCCAGTGATAGAATGTTAGCTGAGAGCCCATTATTACCATCTGATGCTGCATGGGACGATATCATATCTGAAGCACTAGAGATGGGACTAACAACAGAAGAATACATTGGTTTTCTTGAATTTACAAAACAACAACGCTCTATAACAAGAAAACAACAACTTCCAATTAAACAGTATTTAAAGAAATTTATAGAGAAAAAACTTGGACCCCCGGTATCGCTTCAGTCTTAA
- a CDS encoding ArsR/SmtB family transcription factor, translating into MEPIDVFKVLSNKTRLNILQWLKEPEKHFPKQGAHLPKEVSYKGGVCVGVIQEKAEASQSTVSYYLNMMQKAGLLESVRYGQWTYYRRNEEVIRQFAEYLKTEI; encoded by the coding sequence ATGGAACCAATCGATGTATTTAAGGTGTTATCAAACAAAACTAGACTTAACATTTTACAGTGGCTGAAGGAACCAGAGAAGCATTTCCCTAAACAAGGCGCTCACCTGCCAAAGGAGGTAAGTTATAAAGGGGGAGTATGTGTAGGAGTCATTCAAGAAAAAGCCGAAGCTTCTCAATCTACGGTATCTTACTACTTAAATATGATGCAGAAAGCTGGTCTTCTTGAATCTGTTCGTTATGGTCAGTGGACGTACTATCGAAGAAACGAAGAAGTCATTCGTCAATTTGCTGAATATCTTAAAACAGAAATCTGA
- a CDS encoding ParM/StbA family protein: MVKSRVAAIDVGNDSIKAILGELDYELNIPNIIARDTEDRPVIGIEELDNKDPLDGIHVKVHSPALKENNVIYRVGVLATKSHNATELDPGSSKSEEDQTLVMLLTTLALDAVREENRDIFKKTNNVVDANYTVGTGLPLREVKEGRDAGYRSKLIGSVHQVEFLVTPKYQGLKVNIKFDEVKVYPEGFAAYINLVMDSNLKVINRDLIDKRILIQDIGGLSTDIAVIKNRNVDDDKAQGFNLGVSESLEEIREEIRKKHGIELDSRRDVVEIITKKNDRNHIMVKGSRTSVHDITDRILLDLAKKQYRLLRNTWQKNSQTEICYFVGGGSIVLKEYIKALNNSLDGYNIDFFEDEKESIWMMANAYYKLITDYTRKVEKQNAVKEPTKS; the protein is encoded by the coding sequence ATGGTCAAATCAAGAGTGGCAGCTATTGATGTTGGAAATGATTCTATTAAGGCAATTTTAGGAGAATTAGATTACGAGTTAAATATTCCTAACATTATTGCTAGAGATACGGAAGACCGTCCGGTAATTGGAATAGAAGAATTAGATAATAAAGATCCTCTAGATGGAATTCATGTAAAAGTACATTCTCCAGCATTGAAAGAAAATAATGTTATTTATCGAGTTGGCGTTCTAGCAACAAAAAGTCATAATGCGACGGAATTAGACCCTGGTAGCAGTAAGTCAGAAGAAGATCAAACGTTAGTGATGCTTCTGACAACATTGGCATTAGATGCAGTAAGAGAGGAAAATCGAGACATTTTCAAAAAAACAAACAATGTGGTAGATGCAAATTATACGGTAGGAACTGGTCTTCCTCTTCGTGAAGTTAAAGAGGGTAGGGATGCTGGGTATCGTTCAAAATTAATAGGGTCTGTCCATCAAGTAGAATTTTTAGTAACTCCGAAGTACCAGGGGTTAAAAGTAAATATAAAGTTTGATGAAGTAAAGGTATATCCAGAGGGATTTGCAGCTTACATTAATTTAGTAATGGATAGTAATCTAAAAGTTATTAATAGGGATTTAATTGATAAAAGAATATTAATCCAAGACATTGGTGGGTTATCGACGGATATTGCTGTTATTAAGAATCGAAACGTTGATGATGATAAGGCTCAAGGGTTTAATCTTGGTGTATCAGAGTCACTAGAAGAGATAAGAGAAGAAATTAGAAAGAAACACGGCATTGAATTAGATAGCCGTAGAGATGTTGTTGAAATAATTACTAAGAAAAATGATCGAAATCATATAATGGTTAAAGGAAGTAGGACAAGTGTCCATGATATTACGGATCGCATACTTCTTGATTTAGCTAAGAAACAATATCGATTATTACGTAATACATGGCAGAAGAATTCTCAAACAGAAATCTGTTATTTTGTAGGTGGCGGCTCCATCGTTTTAAAGGAGTATATTAAAGCTTTAAATAACAGTCTTGATGGTTATAATATTGATTTCTTTGAAGATGAAAAAGAAAGTATATGGATGATGGCAAATGCTTATTATAAGTTAATTACCGACTACACGAGAAAAGTAGAGAAGCAAAATGCGGTCAAAGAGCCTACAAAGAGCTAA
- a CDS encoding malate:quinone oxidoreductase: MSNRQTNTDVILIGAGVMSATLGVLLKELVPDWKITVFEKLSKAGEESSNEWNNAGTGHAALCELNYTNQKPDGSVDISKAIKINEQFQESMQFWSYLVNRKLISSPQDFIMSLPHMSFVQGEQNVTFLKNRFEAMSKNPLFEGMEFSDKPEKLAEWIPLIMQDRVSNEPIAATKIDSGTDVNFGALTRMLFDHLKNKDVDIKYKHTVQDIKRDSDGSWKVKVHDDSIGSSEYHTAKFVFIGGGGGSIHLLQKSGIPEGKQIGGFPVSGIFMSCNNPDVVAQHHAKVYGKAKVGAPPMSVPHLDTRYIDNKKSLLFGPFAGFSPKFLKEGSMLDLVSSVKPNNVFTMLAAGAKEMPLTKYLIQQVMLSKEQRLEELREFIPNAKSEDWDLIVAGQRVQVIKDTEAGKGTLQFGTEVITAEDGSIAALLGASPGASTAVSVMLEVINRCFPEHKEEWEPKIKEMIPSYGLSLVNNPDLIKELHASTEQTLGLTDKVNENQKKKGNLVKA; this comes from the coding sequence ATGAGTAACAGACAAACCAACACAGACGTAATCTTAATTGGTGCCGGTGTTATGAGTGCAACTTTGGGGGTTCTTCTGAAAGAACTAGTACCGGACTGGAAAATTACAGTATTTGAGAAGCTTTCAAAAGCAGGAGAGGAAAGCTCTAACGAATGGAATAATGCTGGAACGGGGCATGCAGCATTGTGTGAACTTAACTACACGAACCAAAAACCGGATGGTTCTGTAGATATAAGTAAAGCTATTAAAATTAATGAACAGTTTCAGGAGTCAATGCAGTTCTGGTCTTATCTTGTGAATCGTAAGTTGATAAGTAGTCCACAAGACTTTATTATGTCATTGCCTCATATGAGCTTTGTACAAGGGGAACAAAATGTTACTTTTTTAAAGAATCGTTTTGAAGCAATGTCAAAAAATCCTTTGTTTGAAGGAATGGAGTTTTCAGACAAACCAGAAAAGCTAGCTGAATGGATTCCACTTATTATGCAAGACAGAGTTTCTAATGAACCGATAGCAGCAACAAAAATTGATTCTGGAACTGATGTTAATTTTGGTGCTTTAACGCGCATGTTGTTTGACCACTTAAAGAACAAAGACGTTGACATCAAGTACAAACATACTGTTCAGGATATTAAACGTGATAGCGACGGCTCATGGAAAGTGAAAGTACATGATGACAGTATTGGTAGTAGTGAATATCACACTGCAAAATTTGTTTTTATCGGTGGCGGTGGAGGAAGCATACATTTACTGCAAAAATCCGGTATTCCTGAAGGAAAACAAATTGGAGGATTCCCAGTAAGTGGAATATTTATGTCGTGTAATAATCCAGATGTCGTAGCGCAGCATCATGCGAAGGTTTATGGAAAAGCTAAGGTTGGTGCTCCACCAATGTCTGTCCCGCATCTTGATACAAGATATATTGACAATAAAAAATCGTTACTTTTTGGGCCATTTGCTGGTTTCTCACCAAAGTTCTTAAAAGAAGGGTCAATGTTGGATTTAGTATCGTCGGTAAAGCCGAATAATGTCTTTACTATGTTAGCGGCAGGAGCAAAAGAAATGCCATTGACGAAATATCTAATTCAACAAGTGATGTTATCGAAAGAACAGCGTTTGGAAGAGCTGCGTGAATTTATCCCGAATGCAAAAAGTGAGGATTGGGATTTAATCGTAGCAGGTCAACGTGTTCAAGTTATTAAAGATACCGAAGCTGGTAAAGGAACTCTTCAATTTGGTACGGAAGTAATTACTGCTGAAGATGGCTCGATTGCAGCATTGTTAGGAGCGTCTCCGGGTGCGTCAACTGCTGTTTCTGTCATGCTTGAGGTAATTAACAGATGTTTCCCTGAACATAAGGAAGAGTGGGAACCAAAAATCAAAGAGATGATTCCTTCTTATGGATTATCACTAGTGAATAACCCAGACCTTATCAAAGAATTACATGCTTCAACAGAACAGACGCTAGGCCTAACAGATAAAGTAAATGAAAATCAGAAAAAAAAAGGTAACTTAGTGAAAGCATAA
- a CDS encoding metallophosphoesterase, translating to MLIYGILFLLVYGVLVLYIGWSGWGWVKSRVESEISWRIKLLYIISLTIVSLSFVLGRLFENVILHLIGTFWMALFYLLVIILPLMHLSVWILRYTPLPKYHLEKWPKIITLGLILSLVTFGVFNAYSPRVQSYDIQIEKNTLATEQLSIVMASDMHFGLLSGKNHAKRMVNSINALAPDIVVFPGDIVDDEIDHFMNQGIDNILAQINAPYGVYVSLGNHDRHNGPIEELINTLERGELKVLYDEVITVNDDIILIGRRDFSDSERKELATLTEGIDSSKPVILLEHQPYDLDIAQQQGIDLVLSGHTHLGQVFPGNLITSQIYKNNWGLLKVDQLHSIVSSGYGFWGPPIRIGSRSELVQIDVSIGL from the coding sequence GTGCTTATTTATGGAATACTATTTCTTTTAGTTTATGGAGTTCTTGTCCTTTATATAGGTTGGAGTGGTTGGGGATGGGTGAAGTCTAGGGTAGAGAGTGAAATCTCATGGAGGATTAAACTCCTTTATATTATTAGTTTAACAATTGTTTCTCTTTCTTTTGTATTAGGGAGATTATTTGAAAATGTAATTTTGCATCTCATAGGTACTTTTTGGATGGCTTTATTTTATTTATTGGTTATTATTTTACCATTAATGCATTTAAGTGTTTGGATTTTGCGGTATACTCCCTTACCTAAGTATCATCTTGAAAAATGGCCTAAAATTATTACTTTAGGACTGATTTTATCATTAGTTACCTTTGGAGTATTTAATGCTTATAGTCCTAGGGTGCAAAGCTATGACATTCAAATTGAGAAAAATACTCTAGCGACAGAACAATTATCAATTGTCATGGCGTCTGATATGCATTTTGGATTACTTTCTGGTAAAAACCATGCGAAACGAATGGTCAATAGTATTAATGCGCTTGCACCTGATATCGTAGTATTTCCTGGGGATATTGTCGATGATGAAATTGATCATTTTATGAATCAAGGAATTGATAATATTTTAGCGCAAATCAACGCGCCATATGGGGTATATGTTTCTTTGGGTAATCATGATAGGCATAATGGGCCTATTGAAGAATTAATAAATACGCTGGAAAGAGGCGAACTGAAAGTATTATATGATGAAGTTATCACAGTTAATGATGATATTATTTTAATTGGAAGAAGAGACTTTAGTGATTCTGAACGAAAAGAACTTGCTACTTTAACAGAGGGAATAGATAGTTCAAAACCAGTCATTCTTTTAGAGCATCAGCCATATGATTTGGATATTGCTCAGCAACAAGGAATTGACCTGGTTCTCTCAGGACACACTCATCTTGGACAAGTATTTCCAGGAAATCTTATTACAAGTCAGATTTACAAAAATAACTGGGGCCTTTTGAAGGTGGATCAACTCCATTCCATCGTATCATCTGGATATGGATTTTGGGGACCGCCTATACGAATAGGCTCTAGGTCAGAACTTGTACAAATTGATGTGTCTATTGGTTTATAG
- a CDS encoding ion transporter: MEPQVELNSNNGSLRTKVRQLVEHKYFQPIVIAIILLNGLIIVTETYLTGNSILLVLDQIIVWIFVIELFLKIIGLGFKGYFSDRWNLFDFSIVVASLVFYSTPFVSVLRLIRVLRLIRMIPAIPALRKIIDSLMKSVPALIGILGLSVLLFSIYAIIGTTFFSEVLPYEFFGSFHTALFTLMQVVTFESWASQVARPIINEIPWAWAYFVSFIIIGALVILNLVVAVILSYLGQDDEAIREEQMERVSKENQELRKDIQEIKQLILDSNKNISNKS; the protein is encoded by the coding sequence ATGGAACCTCAAGTAGAATTGAATAGTAATAATGGTTCACTGAGAACGAAAGTTAGACAATTAGTAGAACATAAATATTTTCAACCGATTGTCATTGCGATTATTCTCTTAAACGGTCTAATTATTGTTACCGAGACATATTTGACTGGAAATAGTATATTACTAGTTCTAGATCAAATTATTGTATGGATTTTTGTAATAGAGCTATTTTTAAAGATAATTGGTCTTGGTTTCAAAGGGTATTTTTCAGATAGGTGGAATCTATTTGATTTTAGTATTGTTGTAGCGAGTTTAGTATTTTACTCGACTCCTTTTGTAAGTGTTCTAAGGTTAATAAGGGTATTACGCTTAATAAGAATGATCCCAGCTATTCCGGCACTACGAAAAATAATCGATTCATTAATGAAATCTGTACCAGCTTTAATAGGGATTTTGGGATTATCAGTTTTACTATTCTCTATTTATGCCATTATTGGAACGACATTTTTCAGTGAAGTACTTCCGTATGAGTTTTTCGGAAGCTTTCATACTGCATTATTTACGTTGATGCAAGTTGTTACATTTGAATCATGGGCGAGTCAGGTTGCTAGACCGATAATTAATGAAATCCCATGGGCTTGGGCTTACTTTGTCTCATTTATCATCATTGGTGCTTTAGTTATTTTAAACCTTGTAGTTGCTGTGATTTTAAGCTACTTAGGTCAAGATGACGAAGCGATTCGTGAGGAACAAATGGAGAGAGTATCCAAAGAAAATCAAGAGCTAAGGAAAGATATTCAAGAAATTAAACAATTAATACTCGATAGTAATAAAAATATAAGTAACAAATCATAA
- a CDS encoding cation-transporting P-type ATPase — translation MDNEENQQNKSYNLDIDTVIKELATDLSNGLQEHEISKRLEDYGVNELPEAKKESSLVKFLKHFNDVLIYVLLAAAIITGVLGHYIDTAVIVMVAVVNAFIGFLQENKAEKALNGIKKMLSLKANVIRDGKRSEVDSNQIVPGDIVILSAGIKIPADIRVIKCENLKVEESALTGESTAVQKNPAKLPDNTVLGDRINMVFSGTSVASGTGVGIVTATGKDTELGKINKSISEVEVLKTPLIKQTDNFGKMVALVILVAAIFMYGFGYFLRDYPAGELLLSVIGLAVAAIPEGLPAIVSIILALGVQNMAGKKAIVRNLPSVETLGAVSVICSDKTGTLTKNEMTVTSVVTKNEQYDITGTGYSPEGKIVKASKQVNVDEEPFLKEMLTCVNTCNDASLRKNEDDQWVIIGEPTEGCLLTLVEKANTTIEKFDVQSKIPFDSEYKYMATLVENRGEKIIYIKGAPDRLFNMVSSDVDSAFDRGYWEGKVSEFASTGQRVIGAAYKKVSSDVTSIDHEDLKKGVVLLGLTGIIDPPREEAVIAINECAKAGIKVKMITGDHKDTAMAIGKQLGIGNGELALEGKDIDQMSVNELAEAVNTYDVFARTSPANKLQLVTALQENGHICAMTGDGVNDAPALKRADIGVAMGIKGTEVAKDASQMILVDDNFKTIVNAVQEGRRVYDNLKKTILFILPTNGAQAFLVMASILLGMTMPLTPVQILWVNMVIAVTLSLALAFEQLEKGTMNKPPRPLNTPLLSGYYIFRIGFVSLLIGGATLLMNIDLINRGYEQAVANTITLHTIVILQLLYLFNCRSESESPFNRDFFSNKAVFIVSAALLLLQFMIIYVPFMNTIFGTAPIEMKYWIVPFAMGIGIFIIVEVEKFLTKMITRK, via the coding sequence ATGGATAATGAAGAAAATCAACAAAATAAGTCGTATAACCTTGATATCGACACGGTCATTAAAGAATTAGCTACTGACCTTTCAAATGGTCTTCAAGAACACGAGATTTCCAAAAGATTAGAAGATTATGGGGTTAATGAGCTTCCAGAGGCAAAGAAAGAATCTTCCCTCGTTAAGTTCTTGAAACATTTTAACGATGTCCTCATTTATGTCCTGTTAGCAGCAGCCATTATTACTGGTGTTCTAGGTCATTATATCGATACAGCAGTAATTGTGATGGTAGCAGTCGTCAATGCGTTTATCGGCTTTCTTCAAGAAAATAAAGCTGAAAAAGCATTAAATGGAATCAAGAAAATGTTGTCATTAAAAGCAAATGTCATTAGGGATGGAAAAAGAAGTGAAGTCGATTCTAACCAAATAGTTCCGGGAGATATCGTTATTCTTAGTGCAGGAATAAAAATACCAGCAGATATAAGAGTAATTAAATGTGAGAATTTAAAGGTAGAAGAATCAGCACTCACTGGGGAATCTACAGCCGTTCAAAAGAACCCTGCAAAGCTTCCTGATAATACGGTCCTTGGGGATCGTATAAATATGGTCTTTTCAGGAACATCTGTTGCATCGGGAACAGGAGTAGGGATCGTCACTGCTACTGGGAAAGATACAGAGCTAGGAAAAATTAATAAATCGATATCTGAAGTTGAAGTGCTTAAAACACCTCTAATAAAGCAAACGGATAACTTTGGAAAGATGGTCGCACTTGTTATTCTAGTAGCTGCTATTTTTATGTATGGCTTTGGCTATTTTTTACGAGATTATCCTGCTGGAGAGTTGCTTCTTTCTGTTATTGGTCTTGCAGTGGCTGCGATACCTGAGGGGTTACCTGCTATTGTTTCAATTATTTTAGCCTTAGGTGTGCAAAATATGGCAGGCAAAAAAGCGATAGTACGTAATCTTCCATCCGTTGAAACGCTAGGAGCCGTATCTGTTATTTGCTCGGATAAAACAGGAACGTTAACAAAAAATGAAATGACAGTAACATCAGTTGTAACTAAGAATGAACAATATGATATTACTGGCACAGGCTATTCACCAGAAGGAAAGATAGTAAAAGCTAGTAAGCAAGTAAATGTAGATGAGGAACCATTCCTTAAAGAAATGCTAACATGTGTTAATACTTGTAATGATGCTAGCTTACGAAAAAACGAAGATGATCAGTGGGTAATTATCGGTGAACCAACGGAAGGCTGTTTGCTAACATTAGTAGAAAAAGCAAACACAACGATAGAAAAATTTGATGTTCAATCAAAGATTCCCTTTGATTCCGAATATAAATATATGGCAACTCTAGTTGAAAATAGGGGCGAGAAAATCATATATATTAAAGGAGCCCCAGACCGTTTATTTAATATGGTAAGCTCGGATGTTGATTCGGCATTTGATCGGGGTTATTGGGAAGGCAAGGTTAGTGAGTTTGCTAGTACAGGTCAGAGAGTAATTGGAGCCGCTTATAAAAAAGTATCTTCTGATGTTACTTCAATTGACCATGAGGATTTAAAAAAGGGTGTTGTTTTATTAGGATTAACAGGAATTATTGACCCTCCAAGAGAAGAGGCTGTTATTGCCATCAATGAATGTGCAAAAGCAGGGATAAAAGTTAAAATGATTACTGGAGATCATAAAGATACAGCAATGGCAATTGGAAAGCAATTAGGAATTGGGAACGGTGAATTAGCTTTAGAAGGAAAAGATATCGATCAGATGTCCGTTAATGAGCTTGCAGAGGCAGTTAATACGTATGATGTCTTTGCTAGAACAAGCCCAGCGAATAAGTTACAACTTGTGACAGCTTTACAAGAAAACGGTCATATATGTGCAATGACGGGTGATGGTGTTAATGATGCCCCTGCCCTTAAACGAGCAGATATTGGTGTTGCGATGGGGATTAAAGGGACTGAGGTTGCTAAGGATGCATCCCAAATGATTCTCGTGGACGATAATTTCAAAACAATTGTAAATGCTGTACAAGAAGGAAGAAGAGTATATGATAACTTAAAGAAAACGATTTTATTTATTTTGCCTACAAATGGTGCACAGGCATTTCTAGTAATGGCAAGTATTTTGCTTGGAATGACAATGCCATTAACTCCTGTTCAAATTCTTTGGGTCAATATGGTCATTGCAGTCACACTATCTTTAGCTCTTGCTTTTGAACAATTAGAAAAAGGGACGATGAATAAACCACCAAGGCCATTAAATACTCCTTTGTTAAGTGGATATTATATTTTCCGAATTGGATTTGTGTCATTACTCATTGGAGGTGCCACACTATTAATGAATATTGACCTCATTAATAGAGGGTATGAACAAGCGGTAGCGAATACGATAACGCTACATACGATAGTCATTTTACAGCTTCTGTATTTATTTAATTGTAGAAGTGAAAGTGAATCTCCATTTAATCGGGATTTCTTTTCAAATAAGGCTGTATTTATCGTTTCAGCGGCATTATTGCTTTTACAGTTCATGATTATCTATGTTCCGTTTATGAATACAATCTTTGGGACAGCACCAATTGAAATGAAATACTGGATTGTTCCATTCGCAATGGGAATAGGTATCTTTATCATTGTTGAAGTTGAAAAGTTTTTAACGAAAATGATTACAAGAAAATAG
- a CDS encoding L-lactate MFS transporter produces MNTNKNRWLIALSAIAIHLSIGAAYAYSVYTNPIRDTMGWSTTEITIAFTFMMALAGIAAAFFGPFVEKHGPRKSAMLAAVLFGLGQAGSGIAIAIDSQLLFLLTYGIASGLGMGLGYISPVSTLVKWFPDRRGLATGMAVMGFGAGALITAPIAANLMQSIGISATFYILGASYFIFMMLGASYIAPPPEGWMPATMKKDIASGKKVIKKDLSQLTAREAVRTRRFWMLWTMMLINTTAGIMMISVASPMAQEVVGLSAAAAATMVGLMGIFNGGGRLGWAAISDYIGRPTVFMIFFILQIIAFITFPAITNILIFQALIFIVVSCYGGGFSNLPAYIGDLFGTKQLGAIHGYLLTTWSIGGILGPLLVSQIRERTESYIPVFYVFSGLIIFALLVSVLIQLDIKKVEKETAQNQQEGIA; encoded by the coding sequence TTGAACACGAACAAAAATCGTTGGTTAATTGCCTTATCTGCTATTGCAATCCATTTGTCAATTGGTGCTGCATACGCTTACAGTGTCTACACAAACCCAATTAGAGACACGATGGGTTGGTCAACAACTGAAATTACGATAGCGTTTACATTTATGATGGCGCTTGCAGGGATTGCTGCTGCATTCTTTGGACCCTTTGTTGAAAAGCACGGACCGAGAAAGTCAGCAATGCTCGCTGCTGTACTCTTTGGTTTAGGCCAAGCTGGCTCAGGGATTGCAATTGCCATTGACTCTCAACTATTGTTTCTTCTCACGTATGGGATTGCTAGTGGACTTGGAATGGGACTTGGATACATTTCACCAGTTTCTACCTTAGTTAAATGGTTCCCAGATCGTAGAGGTCTTGCAACAGGGATGGCGGTTATGGGATTTGGTGCTGGTGCATTAATTACTGCTCCAATCGCAGCAAACCTAATGCAATCTATAGGGATTTCAGCTACATTCTATATTTTAGGTGCTAGTTACTTTATCTTCATGATGTTAGGTGCTTCTTATATTGCTCCACCTCCTGAAGGTTGGATGCCAGCTACTATGAAAAAAGATATTGCATCTGGTAAAAAAGTAATTAAGAAGGACTTATCTCAGCTTACTGCGAGAGAAGCTGTAAGAACAAGACGCTTCTGGATGTTATGGACTATGATGCTTATAAACACGACAGCCGGAATTATGATGATTTCAGTAGCCTCACCAATGGCACAAGAAGTTGTAGGTCTATCTGCAGCAGCTGCAGCTACGATGGTTGGACTTATGGGAATATTCAATGGTGGTGGCAGACTTGGATGGGCAGCGATTTCCGATTACATAGGACGTCCGACAGTGTTCATGATCTTTTTCATTCTACAAATCATTGCATTTATTACATTCCCGGCTATAACAAATATTTTAATATTCCAGGCATTAATTTTTATTGTTGTCAGCTGTTATGGTGGAGGATTTTCAAATTTACCTGCCTATATTGGAGATTTATTCGGAACAAAGCAACTAGGTGCAATACATGGTTACTTACTTACAACTTGGTCAATTGGCGGTATTTTAGGACCTCTATTAGTTTCCCAAATTAGAGAAAGAACAGAAAGCTATATTCCAGTATTCTACGTATTCTCTGGTTTAATTATCTTTGCTCTACTTGTTTCAGTCTTAATTCAGTTAGACATTAAAAAAGTAGAAAAGGAAACTGCACAAAACCAACAAGAAGGTATTGCATAA